One stretch of Prunus persica cultivar Lovell chromosome G1, Prunus_persica_NCBIv2, whole genome shotgun sequence DNA includes these proteins:
- the LOC18793882 gene encoding uncharacterized protein LOC18793882, whose translation MMMMMEGIKGGGGGRVNGVVGHHDQVQDQDMGDGMQCSDHPYRNNPGGICAFCLQEKLGKLVSSSFPLPIHASASSSSSPSFRSDTVNVGVVHNGNGVAAGPSSSAASLSLSLSVHPASASAKPRSNIGNNYRQEDDFYNTRRARISFLLAKKKKKVSTATSNAASSDRAAADVVLKRSKSTTTPRRAHHFLDGSEDFSPRKRGGFWSFLYHSSAKSSSSNSLNKKAIDKSKISSSSSFTSSAAQKDSKCLGSSSLRNKSEHLAVEAAAAADDDSASPNSSQATAASASSFERKVSRSRSVGCGSRSFSGDFFERISTGFGDCTLRRVESQREGKPKASVHRHGENNNSHCMKERVKCGGIFSGFMMTSSSSSSSSSSYWVSSSAEGQLVHGRSRSWGWAFASPMRAFTKPSSSSSKDGKRDIVRQASDKNTTPTLNGIPSLLSVRG comes from the coding sequence atgatgatgatgatggaagGCATCaagggaggaggaggagggagggTGAATGGCGTGGTGGGCCATCATGATCAAGTTCAAGATCAAGACATGGGAGATGGGATGCAGTGCAGTGACCATCCATACAGAAACAACCCAGGAGGGATCTGTGCTTTCTGCCTCCAAGAGAAGCTTGGGAAGCTTGTGTCttcctctttccctctccccatTCATGCTTCagcctcctcttcttcctcccctTCTTTTAGATCTGACACTGTCAATGTTGGTGTTGTTCATAATGGCAATGGTGTTGCTGCTGGTCCGTCTTCCTCTgctgcctctctctcactctccctcTCAGTCCACCCAGCCTCAGCTTCTGCAAAACCTAGAAGCAATATTGGTAACAATTATCGTCAGGAAGATGACTTCTACAACACAAGAAGAGCCAGGATTTCGTTTCTCTtggcgaagaagaagaagaaagtgagcACTGCTACTTCTAATGCTGCGTCTTCCGATCGAGCGGCGGCTGATGTCGTGTTAAAAAGAAGCAAATCGACCACAACCCCAAGAAGAGCCCACCATTTCCTGGATGGTTCTGAGGACTTTAGCCCCAGAAAGAGAGGTGGGTTTTGGTCGTTTCTCTATCACTCGTCTGCCAAatcctcctcatcaaacagTTTGAACAAGAAAGCAATCGACAAGTCCAAGATCTCgtcctcttcttccttcacATCGTCAGCCGCGCAGAAGGACTCCAAATGCTTGGGGTCGTCCTCTCTGAGGAATAAAAGCGAACACCTTGCGGTCGAGGCAGCAGCTGCAGCAGACGACGACAGCGCTAGCCCCAACAGCAGCCAAGCCACTGCTGCCTCGGCCTCCTCGTTCGAGCGCAAGGTCTCGAGATCCAGATCCGTCGGGTGCGGCAGCAGAAGCTTCTCCGGTGACTTCTTCGAGCGGATCTCAACTGGGTTCGGCGACTGCACTCTCAGAAGGGTCGAGTCTCAGAGAGAAGGCAAGCCCAAGGCCAGCGTCCACCGTCACGGAGAAAACAATAACAGCCACTGCATGAAAGAGCGAGTGAAATGTGGTGGGATTTTCAGTGGGTTCATGAtgacatcatcatcttcatcttcatcgtcttcctcttatTGGGTTTCGTCTTCTGCAGAAGGACAGCTCGTCCATGGCCGCAGCAGGAGCTGGGGCTGGGCTTTTGCTAGCCCCATGAGAGCCTTCACCaagccttcttcttcttcttcgaaaGATGGGAAGAGAGATATAGTTAGGCAAGCTTCAGATAAGAACACCACCCCCACCCTGAATGGCATTCCTTCCTTGCTATCAGTCAGAGGTTGA